One part of the Euwallacea similis isolate ESF13 chromosome 30, ESF131.1, whole genome shotgun sequence genome encodes these proteins:
- the cutlet gene encoding chromosome transmission fidelity protein 18 homolog: protein MSDFPDPEEEFELMHADELELLREQDFEDEDVIIKSRPQVKRSLTFDTGVITPKSPVTTVTKKADTTLESCYSDIQNAGPDSESQDLNFSSQNVNTSVNSRKRLADDLFGDITDIDDIFYENASSTKKHKGEDKLREDLDLIALIVKKRNENKSKHLSSLPVTKNKLMRDLARDKRNLSFSVPKYPFVKVKSFDGEFVYVRCHSEEYEKEETLRLLESKSFRGIMGDNFNNMWNEANALINKELSVIPETSTKDIELIEANNEEKLLWADLYKPRKYLELLSDESTNRTLLRWLKLWDKVVFNKTPRRKIKSESEIVSKKLFKFNELNTEMDELGRPHNKVVLLCGPPGLGKTTLAHMVAKHAGYNVIEINASDDRSTDAFRTTLENATQMQSVVDQHNRPNCIVFDEIDGAPQASIDFLVKFISGSAPVKGKKSKTKEQGQHILKRPIICICNDGYVPALRPLRQIAFVIHFPSTSTTRLAERLMEIARRQQIKTDNGAMMALAEKSNNDVRSCLSVLHFFKAQNKAIGLTDIHKASVGQKDMQKGLFTVWQDIFQIKRVKNANGGLSLPNMKHRMQNVLNVISSFGDHERVAQGVYENFPLLQAKEKDLESASCGLDWFCLNDLFTKYIYSEQNYSLTAYLNYAFVVWNFVFASTQKPKLNFPSAGYEFKIKKNRHDAVITELLRGMLPSVRCYQSALPLVLDVLPHLLRIISPSLRPVSLHLYTEEERANLLKVAAVMADYNLNYIQERTTDGTYEFKLEPNIEESMLFDKKETSRISLSYSNRQLIAREVEMEKLRRLEANTLKNSEDGTGDKLHTASNNQQKGIKKNAPVKDAEKSGAEKNEKALPNHLQTIKFKDLKTNSKMTKLTVKRDFFGRIIQKAQTSAKIVGNTSKNDIWFQYKEGFSNAVKKKIKIKDLR, encoded by the exons atgagcGATTTTCCAGATCCTGAGGAGGAATTTGAGTTGATGCACGCAGATGAATTAGAATTATTAAGAGAACAAGATTTTGAAG ATGAGGATGTGATAATTAAATCTCGCCCCCAAGTAAAAAGAAGCCTTACTTTTGATACAGGTGTAATAACTCCAAAAAGCCCTGTTACCACTGTTACTAAGAAAGCAGATACCACGTTGGAGTCTTGTTACtcagatattcaaaatgcagGACCTGATAGTGAATCTCAAGACCtaaatttctcatcacaaAATGTTAATACTTCAGTAAACTCTAGGAAAAGGTTAGCTGATGATTTATTTGGAGACATTACTGACATTGATGATATCTTTTATGAAAATGCCTCATCAACAAAAAAGCATAAAGGGGAAGATAAGTTAAGGGAAGACCTTGATTTAATAGCGTTGATTGTGAAAaagagaaatgaaaataagagCAAGCATCTGTCATCTTTACCAGTGACTAAGAACAAATTAATGAGAGATTTAGCTCGTGACAAACGTAATTTGTCTTTCTCAGTACCCAAATATCCCTTTGTTAAAGTAAAGTCATTTGATGGGGAATTTGTATATGTAAGATGCCATTCTGAGGAATATGAAAAGGAGGAAACCTTAAGATTGTTGGAAAGTAAATCATTTAGGGGCATTATGGgcgataattttaataatatgtgGAATGAGGCAAATGCACTG attaacaAAGAACTCTCTGTTATCCCTGAAACATCGACTAAAGATATTGAACTTATTGAGGCTAATAACGAGGAAAAACTACTTTGGGCCGACTTATATAAACCTAGAAAATACCTTGAACTTCTCAGTGATGAGAGCACTAATCGCACATTGCTGAGATGGTTGAAGCTTTGGGATAAGGTGGTTTTTAACAAAACTCCCAGGCGTAAAATTAAGTCGGAAAGTGAAATCGTCTCAAAGaagttgtttaaatttaatgagttGAATACGGAAATGGATGAGCTTGGAAGACCTCATAATAAAGTGGTGCTGTTATGTGGACCCCCTGGTTTAG GCAAAACCACATTAGCTCACATGGTTGCCAAACACGCAGGATACAATGTGATAGAAATCAACGCCTCTGATGATCGCAGCACGGATGCTTTCAGAACAACATTAGAAAACGCTACCCAAATGCAATCTGTTGTAGACCAACACAACAGACCAAATTGCattgtttttgatgaaatcgACGGCGCGCCACAAGCCTCCATAGATTTTCTAGTAAAGTTTATTTCTGGCTCCGCTCCAgtaaaagggaaaaaatcaaagaccAAGGAGCAAGGCCAACATATACTTAAAAGACCTATTATATGCATTTGCAACGACGGATATGTACCTGCTCTACGGCCCCTACGACAAATCGCCTTCGTTATACATTTCCCTTCTACGTCTACCACGAGATTGGCGGAAAGACTAATGGAAATAGCAAGAAGGCAACAAATTAAGACCGATAATGGCGCCATGATGGCTTTAGCTGAGAAATCCAATAACGACGTTCGTTCGTGTTTGTCAGTACTACATTTTTTCAAGGCCCAAAATAAGGCTATAGGTTTGACGGATATTCATAAAGCTAGCGTTGGACAGAAGGACATGCAGAAAGGTTTGTTTACTGTCTGGCAGgacatatttcaaataaaacgtGTGAAAAACGCCAACGGAGGTTTGTCTCTGCCAAATATGAAGCATCGCAtgcaaaatgtattaaatgtGATAAGTTCCTTTGGGGATCATGAAAGGGTGGCTCAAGGAGTGTACGAgaattttcctcttctacaaGCTAAAGAGAAGGATTTAGAGAGCGCGTCTTGTGGGCTGGATTGGTTCTGTTTGAACGACTTATTCACTAAATACATATACTCAGAACAGAATTACTCTCTAACCGCATACTTGAATTATGCGTTTGTGGTCTGGAATTTTGTATTTGCATCAACCCAGAAACCAAAACTGAATTTCCCTTCTGCTGGCTACGAA tttaagataaaaaaaaaccgacATGACGCCGTAATAACAGAGTTATTACGGGGAATGCTGCCTTCCGTTCGATGCTACCAATCAGCTTTACCATTAGTGTTAGATGTCTTGCCTCATTTATTGAGAATAATTTCTCCATCACTAAGGCCTGTTAGTTTACATCTCTATACTGAGGAAGAACGAGCCAATTTGCTTAAGGTTGCGGCTGTTATGGCCGATTATAATCTTAATTACATTCAGGAGAGGACAACGGATGGAACATATGAATTCAAATtgg AACCAAACATTGAAGAGTCGATGctatttgacaaaaaagagACTAGTAGAATTAGTCTTTCTTATTCAAACAGGCAGTTGATTGCCAGAGAAGTGGAGATGGAAAAATTGCGCAGGTTGGAAGCTAACACATTAAAGAACAGCGAAGATGGTACAGGGGATAAATTACACACTGCTAGCAATAATCAGCAGAAAGGAATTAAAAAGAACGCTCCAGTCAAGGATGCGGAGAAAAGTGGTGCAGAAAAGAACGAAAAAGCTTTGCCAAACCATTTGCAGACAATTAAGTTTAAGGATTTGAAGACGAATTCTAAGATGACTAAG